AACGGATTCTAAACGCTCCTGTAAGTCATTGATTATAAGCATGTTACAAAACCATGCAACGGTCTTCTAAACCGTAGGTCGCAGGTTCGAATCCTGCTCGGGGTACATAAATAATGATGAATGATGAATTGAATTTTATGAATGACTGAATTGGGTTTAATTTGTCAACTTGTTATTCATCACGCGTGACGAGTTGACCAATCCTGCCCACTGACGACTGACGACTGACGGCTGACGACTGTCGACTGACAACTGACGCCTATTTCATCAGCACCATCTTCTGCGTCTTCACAACATCCCGCGCCTGCATCCGGGCAATATAAATTCCCGAACTGTATCCTGTGGCGTCCCAGGAAATGGTGTGATATCCGGCGGGAGTGTGTTGATTGATGATCTGCTCAACCATTCTTCCGGTGATGTCATAAATATTGAGAATAACACAGTTGGCTTCCGGCAGTGAATATCGGATGGTTGTGGCCGGATTAAAGGGATTGGGGTAATTGGGGAAAAGCGTAAAACATTCCGGGACTCCTTCATGTGAAACAGCAGAAGGTGATAAATCCGGAGCGCCGTTTTCTGCGGTATATGCAGCCATGGCCACAATGGCACGGACTCTGTCATGAAAAACCGGAAAATCGAAATATGCCATACTGTCTCCGTGGGTCCAGATATGAGAATTATAATACGAGCTGGATTGTGTAAAAGACATCATTGGTATCTGACATCCTGTGATCAGTCCTGCGGCACCGTAATGATTATAACCCACGGAAATATCGATATTTTCTGAAGTGACCACAGAATCAAAACGTGCAAGAATGTCTAAATAAACCTGATCATTTGAACTGGGTATCTGAGCTTCAGTTCTCCGCAATCCCAATGTATCAAATCCGATGGCTTCCACATCGATCTGCATGAAAATCCGGTCTATCCAAGGATTGTCGGAATATGTTTCCTTAAATGCCCACGTAGCGTCCCCTTCTGAACCCCAGAAAGCAAAAAGAACGGACCTGCTCAGATCAAGGCTGAAAAAAATCCTTGCAGTTTCCAGTATTGCCGCAGTTCCCGACGCATTCATATCCGCTGAAGGATTTTCACTACTCCCGCCCCATGTCAGAGAACCGTCATAAAAAGCCGACAAAAGCAGTATTTCATCAGGATGGTTCTTACCTTCTTTATAAACAAAAATATCTTCAGCATTCGCACGGGAATTACCGGTCAGAAAAATACTGTATTCAAAAGTATCAACAGTATATCCATATGATTCAAGTTCCATTTTCAGATAATCTCCGGCAAGAGCATAACCCGGCTGACCAACTTTCCTGAAAGTAATCTGAACATTTTGACTATCCGGATGTACAAACCCTTCCTCACCGGAAAGGATGGCGACATGACGATTTAGATTTTCAACGACTACTTGATGTGATGGGAGTAATGCATATAATGTCACAGGCGCAAAGGAAACCAAAAGAATGGAAATAATGATTATTCTTTTCATGATATAATCTCCTTTTTTTAACGGTCTATCTGTGGGATAGCCGGCCAAACCAGTATTGATGCCGGTGAAAGAGAATCCCACAATTTATTATAAATAGCATACCAGACATATCCTTCAAGATTCTTAAGATTGATTGTAAAATCTGTATAAACCGTATCAGGAATATTATTATTTACATAAGCATATGATAATAAACTGTCTGTAAAAACAGTCTGCCATGCACCATTACCAATTTTTCGTTTTAAAATGTAATAATGTCCCCATGTAAAATTCCATTTCATGGAAGGGTGTAAGTTATTAGTATTTTTTACAAAATTCCTAACAGGTGGTACGACAGAAGGAATGTTTTCTCCACATGCTTTATACGATAAATTTTCATTGTATTTTGGATTGAATGCCGCCCAAAGGTAAGCACCTTCAAAATACGTGACTTCTTCTTCAGTAGAAAATTCACAAGATTTCCATCCGGCAGTATCCAATGAATTCAATGAATAATCAGGAAATCTGTTATTGATACACAAACGGTCTGAAGGTCCATCTTTTAAAAATAATGACTCGCAATGTCCTGTAACACCATTGATACTGTCAATTCTTTCGGTGCAATAAACACAAACAAATACAATAATTAATAAAATATAATAGTTTCTTTTCACGGTACACACCTCTTGTTACAAATAAAGATATGGTATCTCTTTGCTGAACTCAAGTACGATTCTTTTTATGCTTTCTATCTATTATTATGCAATTTAAAGGCTACTCTGAAAAGTTGATAGACAAGCCCAGAAATAAACGTTACAGTTTTTGTGAATAATTCCTCAATTTCCTACGGTTCAGTTTCATTAATTCCATCGAGTTTCACTTTAACAATACTTTAAAGTGCAATCATTAATAATGCAAGTCTGATTGCAGAAATCATGGCAGATAACATCCGATTAAAAAAAAGTACCATGGGGAGCTTTGAGAGGGAGATGGGTTGAACCGGATATACGGGATTCTGTTGTGAAATACGTAAAAAACATGGAAATAAAAAGCGGTCTGCCTCAGAAATGGTTTATCACAAAGCTCGGAATAAGCTCCAGTAAATATTACGACTGATATGGACTGGAGAAGCGGCATAATGGTCATATTCCCCGTGATTTTTGGGTTTTAGACTGGGAAAAGCAAGCGATTGTGGATTATTGTAAAGATCACCTTGAAGAAGGCTATCGCCGGTTGACCTGCAAAATGATCGACGAAGATATTGCCGCTGTCAGTCCATCTGCCGTGTATCGTATGAAGTCTTTGAGGGTAAAATGAATCAGCGACTGAAAGAAAGACAATTTAAACTCGATCAGACCGCTTTGAAAAGAAGGCATTCATCCTTAAATGAATCTAAGAAAAAATCCATTTTCGCCTGAACCAATACATTCAAGACAACACGATTACTGAGCAGACAATCATAAATAAGCATATCAAGATAAAACACACCACACTTTGAATTCCAACAAGATTATCTTGATTTTTCCCTATAACTCCTTAAATTATAATTAGCATATGCCAATAATGGAGAAACGATGCCAAGGCCAATGAAAAACCGATGGATATACGGAACATACGAAGAAGAGGTTTTCAAGCCCCGTGGGAGGGGTATGGCAATGCTTGAGGAAGTCCGTTTGGAGGCCGATGAACTGGAGGCTCTCCGCCTGGCAGATTACGAAGGGTTGTATCAGAGTGAAGCAGCCGAGAAGATGGGAATCTCCCGGCAGACCTTTGGAAATATTCTTAAACGAGCACATCAGAAGGTTTCTGATGCCCTGATACACCGGAAAATGATTCGCATGTATCCGGCGGGCCCGGATCGTCGGTCATGTATCCGCTGCGGGCAGACCTGGACCGGCACGGCGCCGCGCCTGAACCGGGATATCTGTCCGGAATGTGATGATGATGAGATGTCCCAGAGGGAATATCCGCCTTACAGTCACCGGCATCGTCACGGACATGAATGAAAAATAAACAAAGGAGGTATACAATGCCACGAGGAGACAGAACAGGACCTGAAGGATATGG
Above is a genomic segment from Candidatus Neomarinimicrobiota bacterium containing:
- a CDS encoding T9SS type A sorting domain-containing protein codes for the protein MKRIIIISILLVSFAPVTLYALLPSHQVVVENLNRHVAILSGEEGFVHPDSQNVQITFRKVGQPGYALAGDYLKMELESYGYTVDTFEYSIFLTGNSRANAEDIFVYKEGKNHPDEILLLSAFYDGSLTWGGSSENPSADMNASGTAAILETARIFFSLDLSRSVLFAFWGSEGDATWAFKETYSDNPWIDRIFMQIDVEAIGFDTLGLRRTEAQIPSSNDQVYLDILARFDSVVTSENIDISVGYNHYGAAGLITGCQIPMMSFTQSSSYYNSHIWTHGDSMAYFDFPVFHDRVRAIVAMAAYTAENGAPDLSPSAVSHEGVPECFTLFPNYPNPFNPATTIRYSLPEANCVILNIYDITGRMVEQIINQHTPAGYHTISWDATGYSSGIYIARMQARDVVKTQKMVLMK
- a CDS encoding DUF134 domain-containing protein; this translates as MPRPMKNRWIYGTYEEEVFKPRGRGMAMLEEVRLEADELEALRLADYEGLYQSEAAEKMGISRQTFGNILKRAHQKVSDALIHRKMIRMYPAGPDRRSCIRCGQTWTGTAPRLNRDICPECDDDEMSQREYPPYSHRHRHGHE